AAAACAGCACCTTAGTTCAACCACATTTCTATCATGTCCCTATCTCCTAAACAACCAAACAGATTGCTTTCAACATTAGGTTTACTGTCTATTTCCACAGTCTCTCAACAACCAAACAAACCACATCAGCAtttaaaaaaccaaaaaattacAGGTCTCCTATCTACTTCTACAGTTCCCATCCTCCAAACGAAGCTATGGTACCTAAaaccaaataaataaaaataaaataaataaagacacTTACCTTCAAAATACCAAGTACCCTACTCACATCCTCTTTCATGAGCTTTCTCCGGAGATCCTTGCAATACATTAACCTCAAAGTCTCAATGTAAACCTCGACATCATCGCAATCGGCAATCTCCACTACATACGGCCCCGACGAGCGCTGCTGCTTGGCCCACCGATCCGACAATTTCATAGCGAAAAACCTGCTGTGTGCCACCAGGATCTGCCTGTGGACGCTCATTGACACGCTAATTCCGTCTTTGGAACTCAATGTCAGCTTGACATCACTTGAAGACGCATCATTGAACTGGTTTCCAGGGCTTCTGTTTCCCAAAATGTCAGCTATTCGCTGCATAATTAGGGTCTGCTTATCTTGAACAGACATTTGGGGGTTCTGCGAGCTTCGAGCAGTGACGTTAGCATTGTTAATCGGGATCTGGTTCCTGGGTTGCATTTCCGGCTCGCTTGCCATCATCTCGAAAAGCGTCGGACTGGATCGTGGTTTATCCGGCGGTGGCGACATCGGGTTCAGAAGACCGGCGGTGAGTGCAGTGTTAAATTTCGTGAAACTCGAAGGGAAAGAAGAAGGCTCATGAGGAGAGTGGTTGCCATTGGCTAGGGTTGTAGTGCCGGTAATCGTGGAAGCTGAGTTGGGCGTGAAGTCCATGACAGGCGATAGACTTCCCGGAGAGAAGCGGATCTTGAAGGTTGACGGCGAATCAAGAAATGGGTGAGAATCCCTCACGGTTAAACGACAGGGTTGAGGAGGCGGAGATGGGGCAGAGATAGGTATAGAAGCAGGACAGCACCAGGAGTTATCAGGGGAGACAATGTTGGGTCGTTCAAGTTTCCGGCTTTGAGTATGGGAAGAATACCCAGAAGCAGAAACAGAGTCAGAATTATTAGAATTAGCAATGGCAGTGGCGGTGGTAGCAGCGGAGGAGGAAATGGTAGTTTCACGGCAGTTGCGGCGTTTGGGCTTGGTGGGCTGAGATTGAACTTTAAGATGAGCTTTAGTAGTTGTAGCAGTAGTTGTGGTAGTAGTAGTAGTTGCTGTCGCCATgaataattttgttttaattctCTCTAACCTCTATGTTTATTGTCCTTTAGCCGATGGCATCGAGCATTGGCATTGCCaaatgagaaagaaagagagagagaggttaATGTAAATTTGGGTTTGATTGGGATGGAAATTAAAAATGGCGATGGAAACGAGACAGAAAACACCAAGGAGTGACTGAAACAGCAATAAATGTGAATTCTCACTAATGGGTCTGTATCTGAGAAGTGATATTTAGTCTTGTTTTTGTTTGGAATTTagatgtttttgatgatttcttTGCTTTAGGATTgggtttctctctctctctctctctgcgtGTGTTGTTTGCATCTGAGGGGTGATTTCAGCTTTTGGAATTATGGAAGAATAGCAGCAACAAAGGGGGAAAAAGATCGGCCCACTGGGTTATTTGGATACCTTTTCTTGTTCCCTCGTTGAATTGGAGGGATTGTTTGCCAGTTGTATTTTCTTTGTGGAAGATTTaaattgtattattattattattattattatttaatgaaatagTAAGTAATTTTAGTCGTTTTAAGATGGAAATTTGCTATTACTCctcaataattttcttttatgcaaagtttaaaagaatatttaaataaattaaagtttaaatttgagTTGTGAAGAATGGGATAATGCTTATTGTCTTCATAGTCATGTAAAAGGCTAGAATA
The Manihot esculenta cultivar AM560-2 chromosome 1, M.esculenta_v8, whole genome shotgun sequence genome window above contains:
- the LOC110627405 gene encoding BTB/POZ domain-containing protein At1g63850, coding for MATATTTTTTTTATTTKAHLKVQSQPTKPKRRNCRETTISSSAATTATAIANSNNSDSVSASGYSSHTQSRKLERPNIVSPDNSWCCPASIPISAPSPPPQPCRLTVRDSHPFLDSPSTFKIRFSPGSLSPVMDFTPNSASTITGTTTLANGNHSPHEPSSFPSSFTKFNTALTAGLLNPMSPPPDKPRSSPTLFEMMASEPEMQPRNQIPINNANVTARSSQNPQMSVQDKQTLIMQRIADILGNRSPGNQFNDASSSDVKLTLSSKDGISVSMSVHRQILVAHSRFFAMKLSDRWAKQQRSSGPYVVEIADCDDVEVYIETLRLMYCKDLRRKLMKEDVSRVLGILKVSAAIGFDAGVLSCLEYLEAAPWAEDEEEKVASLLSELRLEGVGAGEVLKRVSVEVTNGTEESSDNDELLLKLLRVVLEGKDEKARREMKGLVSKMLRENSSQNDLRKESLYSACDGCLRLLHSHFLQAAAGDLEDIEQIARQADNLHWILDILIDRQIAEDFLKTWASQSELSDVHSKIPAVHRYEVSRVTARLFVGIGKGQLLASKEVRCLLLQTWLVPFYDDFGWMRRASKGLDRHLIEDGLSNTILTLPLAWQQDILLAWFNRFLNSGEDCPNIQRGFEVWWRRAFWRRSGEQERTRPLRISSATIENS